A part of Rhizobium etli CFN 42 genomic DNA contains:
- a CDS encoding nuclear transport factor 2 family protein, producing MGKRPDIRCATSDETQKKITELLDREALRDCLYRYCRGIDRADERALRSSYWPDARDNHGTYPGSAEGFIEFALGVFKTGPRNIHQITNILIEFSSPEKAAVESYFAALQRAPDKAGTLSQALICGRYCDLFLKKGGDWRIAERTVVYDLVEEQILAAASETEQFGHRQPIGASCPDDPVYAFRKTAFLQEDESET from the coding sequence ATGGGTAAGCGCCCCGATATCAGATGTGCGACAAGCGATGAAACACAAAAAAAAATTACCGAATTGCTCGACCGCGAGGCGCTCCGCGACTGCCTCTATCGGTATTGCCGCGGGATAGACCGCGCCGATGAAAGGGCGCTGCGCAGTTCCTACTGGCCCGATGCACGTGACAATCACGGGACCTATCCCGGTTCGGCCGAGGGCTTCATCGAGTTCGCCCTTGGTGTCTTCAAGACGGGACCGCGCAACATCCATCAAATCACGAACATTCTGATTGAGTTCAGCAGCCCGGAAAAAGCCGCCGTCGAAAGTTACTTCGCCGCACTGCAACGCGCACCGGACAAGGCCGGAACGCTAAGTCAGGCCCTGATCTGCGGCCGCTATTGCGATCTGTTCCTGAAAAAGGGAGGGGATTGGAGAATTGCCGAACGGACGGTGGTCTATGATCTAGTCGAGGAGCAGATCTTGGCCGCGGCATCCGAGACTGAGCAGTTCGGCCACCGGCAGCCGATCGGAGCATCATGTCCCGATGACCCCGTCTACGCATTTAGGAAGACTGCATTCCTTCAAGAGGATGAAAGTGAGACTTGA
- a CDS encoding ferredoxin: MEYRMRVIVHTSKCQGHARCWAQAPEIFNLDDEGYILPGAIDVEERDELFASRGARSCPERALEIDCVSDALLDRLLFNQHCGG; this comes from the coding sequence ATGGAGTACCGTATGCGCGTCATAGTGCACACTTCCAAATGCCAAGGTCATGCAAGATGCTGGGCCCAAGCGCCCGAAATATTCAATCTTGACGACGAGGGATACATACTGCCCGGTGCAATCGATGTCGAGGAGAGGGACGAACTGTTCGCGTCGCGAGGCGCTCGATCCTGCCCTGAACGTGCGCTGGAGATAGATTGCGTTTCGGATGCGTTGCTCGATCGCCTTTTGTTCAACCAACATTGTGGGGGTTGA
- a CDS encoding Crp/Fnr family transcriptional regulator: MDVARSEVLVIGTSVACRSCQARHGVVCGALSAGQLSELGRHSLRRKVDAGCEIIAQGSENSFYSNITRGVVKLCKVMSDGRQQIVGLQFAPDFVGRPFVRESTLSAEAATDAEICVFPRNLLERMILETRELQRSLHAQALNELDAAREWMLTLGRRTAEEKVASLLHLITAHAETATSTAFDLPLSRAEIADFLGLTIETVSRQLTRLRKEGVIRIENIRHITVPDMDALAKKISG, translated from the coding sequence ATGGACGTCGCACGCAGTGAGGTTCTCGTGATTGGCACTTCCGTCGCTTGCCGTTCCTGCCAGGCGCGGCACGGCGTCGTTTGCGGCGCCTTGTCGGCTGGCCAGCTTAGCGAACTTGGCCGCCACTCGCTGCGCCGCAAGGTCGACGCAGGCTGCGAGATCATTGCACAAGGATCGGAAAACTCTTTCTATTCGAACATCACGCGCGGCGTGGTGAAGCTCTGCAAGGTGATGTCGGACGGGCGCCAGCAGATCGTTGGCCTGCAATTCGCCCCCGATTTCGTCGGCCGCCCCTTCGTGCGCGAAAGCACGCTGTCGGCCGAGGCCGCGACCGATGCGGAGATCTGCGTGTTCCCCCGCAATTTGCTCGAACGCATGATATTGGAGACTAGGGAATTGCAGCGTAGCCTGCACGCTCAGGCGCTGAACGAGCTGGATGCCGCGCGCGAATGGATGCTGACGCTCGGCCGGCGGACCGCCGAGGAGAAGGTCGCAAGCCTGCTCCACCTCATTACCGCCCACGCCGAGACGGCGACGAGCACTGCCTTCGATCTGCCGCTATCGCGTGCCGAGATTGCCGACTTTCTCGGGCTGACGATCGAAACCGTCAGCCGCCAGTTGACCCGGCTTCGCAAAGAGGGCGTCATCCGCATCGAGAACATCCGGCATATCACCGTGCCCGACATGGATGCGCTCGCAAAGAAAATCAGCGGGTAA
- a CDS encoding HesB/IscA family protein, with amino-acid sequence MIKLTENAAAIMNVTLSRAEQAEGFRIAVEAGGCAGYKYLVGLESVQGEGDAVIETNGVKVFVDADSQAHINGMTIDFVTGPETSGFVFDNPNAHQNCTCGKSFG; translated from the coding sequence ATGATCAAGCTCACAGAGAATGCCGCCGCCATCATGAACGTAACGCTTTCCCGAGCCGAGCAGGCGGAAGGCTTTCGCATCGCGGTCGAGGCAGGTGGATGCGCCGGCTACAAATACCTGGTGGGGCTAGAAAGCGTCCAGGGCGAGGGCGACGCGGTGATCGAAACAAATGGGGTCAAGGTGTTCGTTGACGCAGACTCCCAAGCACACATCAACGGCATGACGATCGACTTCGTGACGGGACCAGAAACCTCCGGTTTTGTCTTCGACAATCCCAATGCGCACCAGAACTGCACTTGCGGCAAATCCTTCGGCTGA
- the rpoN gene encoding RNA polymerase factor sigma-54, which produces MKSFTSLHQRQQQSLVITPQLIASIRLLQLAHTELNQFVEQEIEKNPFLDLASNDGGASGVSPTAADDPNISAREDHVDGPARTDMPELSSPWKSIRDTGNLSPGERPSLDEFAASTETLHEHVAHQIALTAFTPQERLIAGALADHLDDTGYLQVNLLELAERLNSPEAGVKRVLEALQLFDPPGIFARSLGECLEIQLRQRDRFDPAMAALVANLELLARRDFRALKRRCRVDEDDLLDMLNEIRALDPKPGNQFQSARSESIIPDVFVLPSPGGGWHVELNREILPKVLINQTYFAQVTRLTAQSSKDQSFLNECFQSASWLVRSLDQRATTILKVATEIVRHQDVFLEDGIAHLRPLNLKTIADAIDMHESTVSRVTSNKYILTPRGVFELKYFFTVAIPSSQGGDAHSAEAVRHQIRALIAAETLHDVLSDDGIVAKLKETGVDIARRTVAKYREAMNIPSSAQRRREKRFVLAAAEG; this is translated from the coding sequence ATGAAGTCCTTTACAAGCCTTCATCAGCGTCAGCAGCAATCGCTGGTTATTACGCCCCAGCTCATCGCGTCTATTCGCTTGCTGCAGCTGGCGCACACCGAACTGAATCAGTTCGTGGAACAGGAAATCGAGAAGAACCCATTTCTCGACCTGGCGTCGAATGACGGCGGGGCTTCTGGCGTATCGCCAACTGCGGCGGATGATCCAAATATCAGCGCACGCGAAGACCACGTTGATGGACCGGCCAGGACGGACATGCCTGAGCTGTCTAGTCCCTGGAAATCAATCCGTGACACAGGCAACCTTTCGCCGGGGGAAAGGCCTTCCCTGGATGAGTTCGCCGCCTCAACTGAGACATTGCACGAACATGTCGCCCATCAGATCGCCCTCACTGCCTTCACACCCCAGGAGCGGCTGATTGCTGGCGCGCTTGCCGACCATCTGGATGACACTGGGTATCTGCAAGTGAACCTTCTGGAGCTAGCAGAGAGGCTAAATAGCCCTGAGGCTGGAGTGAAGCGGGTTCTTGAGGCTTTGCAGCTATTTGACCCGCCGGGCATATTTGCGCGAAGTCTGGGCGAATGCCTCGAGATTCAGTTGCGCCAACGAGACCGGTTCGACCCGGCCATGGCAGCTCTGGTCGCAAATCTCGAGTTGCTTGCGCGACGCGATTTTCGAGCACTGAAGCGACGTTGCCGGGTCGATGAAGACGACCTTCTCGATATGTTGAACGAAATTCGTGCACTTGACCCAAAGCCTGGAAACCAGTTCCAGTCCGCAAGGTCGGAATCCATCATACCCGACGTCTTCGTCCTACCCTCGCCGGGAGGCGGATGGCACGTCGAGCTTAATCGGGAGATTTTGCCCAAGGTACTGATCAACCAAACCTATTTTGCGCAAGTTACTCGCCTAACCGCCCAAAGCTCGAAAGATCAGTCATTCCTCAACGAATGCTTCCAGAGCGCGAGCTGGTTGGTTCGGAGTCTCGATCAGCGCGCCACGACGATCCTTAAGGTGGCGACCGAAATCGTGCGCCACCAGGATGTCTTTTTGGAAGATGGCATTGCTCATCTTCGCCCTCTCAATCTTAAGACCATCGCTGACGCGATCGACATGCACGAGTCCACTGTAAGTCGGGTAACGTCGAACAAATACATTCTCACGCCCCGCGGCGTGTTCGAGCTCAAGTATTTTTTCACCGTCGCGATCCCGTCCTCACAAGGCGGTGACGCGCACTCGGCCGAAGCTGTGCGCCATCAGATAAGGGCACTTATTGCCGCAGAGACGCTCCATGATGTGCTGTCCGACGATGGCATCGTTGCCAAGCTCAAGGAAACAGGCGTCGACATTGCTCGCCGCACAGTCGCCAAATATCGCGAGGCGATGAACATCCCCTCGTCCGCGCAACGCCGGCGGGAGAAACGGTTTGTACTGGCGGCCGCGGAGGGATAA
- a CDS encoding peroxiredoxin codes for MTMEKQVPIVTFRTRVRDESISGPNPYRWEDKTTDDYFSGKRVILFSLPGAFTPICSTFQLPDFESLYVEFKKNGIDDIYCLSVNDAFVMNAWGKSQGLKNVKLIPDGSGEFTRKMGMLVAKDNLGFGLRSWRYAAVINNGVVEGWFEEEGFGDNCATDPYGVSSPQNILKCLKAPAFV; via the coding sequence ATGACCATGGAAAAGCAGGTCCCTATTGTCACCTTTCGCACGCGGGTTCGCGACGAGTCTATATCCGGTCCCAACCCCTACCGCTGGGAAGACAAGACGACCGACGACTATTTCAGCGGTAAGCGGGTAATCCTTTTTTCGCTGCCGGGCGCCTTCACGCCAATCTGCTCCACCTTCCAACTGCCTGATTTCGAAAGTCTTTATGTCGAGTTTAAGAAGAATGGCATTGACGACATCTACTGTCTCTCCGTCAACGATGCCTTCGTCATGAATGCTTGGGGCAAGTCTCAGGGGTTGAAAAATGTCAAGCTTATCCCGGACGGTTCGGGAGAATTCACTCGGAAAATGGGTATGCTCGTCGCCAAGGACAATCTCGGTTTCGGTCTGCGCTCCTGGCGCTACGCTGCCGTGATCAATAATGGCGTCGTGGAGGGGTGGTTCGAGGAAGAAGGCTTTGGCGACAACTGCGCAACCGATCCGTATGGCGTTTCTTCGCCGCAAAACATTTTGAAATGCCTTAAGGCCCCAGCCTTCGTATGA
- a CDS encoding cytochrome P450: MVKDFSLFTSPGMERMPNGDPHAAVACLHNGPRIFYSPCNTRDGRGTWVIVRAQDQRKLLQDTGTFSSHRSLFASALGENWPLIPLELDPPAHSVFRSLLNPLLSPRRIMELEPAVRDRAIALISKISASSTSCDILTDFAFPFAVSIFLRLLGLSDERLNTFVGWGKDLLHGDGIRRTAAARTILAFIDELAAMRRKEPADDFMTFVVQAKVDGRLLRDQEIHGIGVLLFVAGLDTVATAIGFDLAYLARNPTEQELLRSKPDRIVLAAEELLRAYSTVQMIRVATKDINFEGAPIRKGDYISCATMIANRDPVEFENPNTIDLAREDNRHTAFAYGPHRCLGSHLARREIIIGLEEWLSRIPDFRIKDGTAPITYGGHVFGMENLILDWS; encoded by the coding sequence ATGGTGAAGGACTTCAGCCTGTTCACGTCGCCCGGCATGGAGCGCATGCCAAATGGGGATCCGCACGCAGCTGTCGCTTGCCTCCATAATGGACCGAGAATCTTTTATTCTCCCTGCAATACGCGCGATGGCCGAGGTACCTGGGTCATCGTTCGCGCTCAGGACCAACGCAAATTGCTGCAGGACACCGGAACCTTTTCCAGCCATCGGAGCCTTTTCGCCTCGGCGCTTGGCGAAAACTGGCCGCTGATCCCGCTTGAACTCGACCCCCCGGCTCACAGCGTGTTTCGCTCACTTCTCAATCCGCTGCTTTCGCCCAGGCGGATAATGGAGCTTGAACCGGCGGTCCGTGATCGGGCGATTGCGTTGATTTCCAAGATTTCCGCGTCGAGCACAAGCTGCGACATCTTGACGGACTTCGCCTTTCCTTTTGCGGTTAGTATCTTCCTCCGTTTGCTCGGCTTATCCGATGAGCGCCTCAATACATTCGTGGGCTGGGGGAAGGACCTGCTCCACGGCGACGGCATCAGACGAACCGCAGCCGCCCGAACAATTTTGGCGTTCATCGATGAACTTGCAGCGATGCGCCGCAAAGAACCGGCCGACGATTTCATGACCTTCGTCGTGCAGGCAAAGGTCGACGGCCGCCTGTTGAGAGACCAGGAAATCCATGGAATAGGCGTGCTTCTATTCGTCGCGGGACTGGACACCGTGGCAACGGCGATCGGCTTTGACCTGGCCTATCTCGCGCGCAATCCGACAGAACAGGAATTGCTGCGGAGCAAACCGGATCGAATTGTGCTCGCAGCCGAAGAACTGCTTCGCGCCTATTCGACCGTGCAGATGATCCGTGTGGCGACGAAAGATATCAATTTCGAAGGCGCGCCGATCCGTAAGGGTGACTACATTTCCTGCGCCACGATGATTGCCAATCGTGATCCGGTGGAATTCGAAAATCCGAACACGATCGATTTGGCACGAGAAGACAATCGCCACACCGCTTTTGCGTACGGTCCCCATCGCTGTCTTGGATCACACCTTGCCCGGCGAGAGATCATCATCGGCCTGGAGGAGTGGCTGTCGCGCATCCCTGACTTCCGTATCAAGGATGGTACGGCGCCCATCACCTATGGGGGCCACGTGTTTGGAATGGAGAATCTGATCCTGGACTGGTCCTGA